The bacterium genome contains the following window.
GTGCCGCGAAATCTCGTCAGGCCCGCGGACAGGGAGGAACTTAAGTGAAATACTCAAGTCAGATCAAATCCATCAGCTACCTTAAAGCCAATGCCGCCGAGATAGTGCGCAACCTCGGGGAGAAGCGTGAGCCGCTCATCATCACGCAGAACGGGGAGGCCAAGGTGGTCATTCAGGATGTTCAGAGCTACGACCAGAACCAGGAAACCCTGGCGTTGCTCAAGATCCTGGCCCTCGGCAACCGCCAGGTCGAGGAGGGCCGAGTTCAC
Protein-coding sequences here:
- a CDS encoding type II toxin-antitoxin system Phd/YefM family antitoxin, which produces MKYSSQIKSISYLKANAAEIVRNLGEKREPLIITQNGEAKVVIQDVQSYDQNQETLALLKILALGNRQVEEGRVH